Proteins encoded together in one Chitinophaga lutea window:
- a CDS encoding TonB-dependent receptor, which produces MKLTGIFLLGICMQVSAGSYSQHVTLKGKNVPLKKIFKEINRQTQMKFFYEDEVLNNAGKIDIDIRNMPLEEALKHCFRGRPLGYAISQQTIIITTVAAQATAVVAAEEQQRMEVKGRVTDDKGIPLPGATVKIKGTTKGVATDANGVFTIEAPAKGGVLQVSFIGFEPLEVAITTNGVMNIILRPAEGKVDEVVVVAHGRQKKTEVVGAVTSIKPGELKIPVSNLTNALAGKLAGIIAFQRSGEPGFDNADFFVRGVTTFGYRKSPLILIDNIEASSTDLARLQVDDIASFSIMKDATATALYGSKGANGVILITTKEGREGSVNLSFRAENSLSQSTRNVELADPVTYMELANEAVLTRNPLGGLLYSRDKIENTRKGLDPVVFPSTDWQEKLLKKSTNNQRYNLSLSGGGKVARYYVSGAMNIDNGILKVDRKSNFNSNSRLRSYSLRSNINLNLTSTTEMTARLSGSFDDYSGPLAGGADIYKQIMESNSVLFPAYYEPTDETRYVKHIMFGNSADGQYNNPYSDLQKGYRQSSRFNINAQVGMRQKLDFVTQGLSARGMVNLQRNGSFAVNRAYNPFYYIAYNYDYATKGYSIRPINLEAGQSQAPAGTEYLDYQEGEKVLSADFYGELALDYGRVFNKIHSVGATLVGIAKNSLVGNAGSLQSSLPFRNVGLSGRVNYVYDSRYALEFNFGYNGSERFHKSHRFGFFPSAGVGYTVSNEDFWEPIRRIVPKLKLRATYGLVGNDAIGSPTDRFFYLSNVNMNSGDRGMRFGTLKDYTLSGIDISRYANNNISWEKAGKTNLGFETSILGKLNIDMDMWQERRSNILMDRASIPTTMGLSAVSRANVGKAQSQGFEVAIDFSQRLNSKWWAKGMANFTYATSRFDVYEEPEYKEKNKLHVGRSLSQNWGYIAERLFVDDLDARNSPRQSFGPYGGGDIKYRDINGDGRITELDQAPIGFPSAPEIVYGFGISSGYGRFDFSIFFQGLARESFWIDAKSTSPFVREQRQLLKVWADNHWSEDNRNIYALWPRLSVDENANNIQTSTWFMRNGALLRIKSAELGFTLPDQLMRRLRLSNARFYVNGVNLFTFSKFNLWDVEMGGNGLGYPIQRVINAGVTLSVK; this is translated from the coding sequence ATGAAGCTGACAGGCATTTTTTTATTGGGTATCTGCATGCAGGTGAGCGCTGGAAGTTACAGCCAGCACGTAACGCTGAAAGGGAAGAACGTGCCGCTGAAAAAGATCTTTAAGGAGATCAACCGGCAAACACAGATGAAGTTCTTTTATGAAGATGAAGTGCTGAACAATGCAGGCAAAATCGATATCGACATCAGGAACATGCCGCTGGAAGAGGCACTGAAACATTGTTTCAGGGGCCGGCCGCTGGGGTATGCGATTTCACAGCAAACGATCATCATTACGACGGTAGCTGCACAGGCCACTGCCGTTGTTGCCGCGGAAGAGCAACAGCGGATGGAAGTAAAAGGCCGGGTGACGGATGATAAGGGCATCCCGCTGCCGGGCGCTACGGTAAAGATCAAAGGCACCACCAAGGGCGTGGCCACGGATGCCAACGGCGTTTTCACCATTGAAGCGCCGGCGAAAGGAGGCGTGCTGCAGGTGTCGTTCATCGGCTTTGAGCCGCTGGAAGTGGCCATTACCACCAACGGCGTGATGAACATCATACTACGGCCGGCTGAAGGTAAAGTGGATGAGGTGGTGGTAGTGGCGCATGGCCGTCAGAAAAAAACGGAAGTGGTAGGCGCTGTTACGAGCATCAAGCCGGGCGAATTGAAAATCCCTGTCAGCAATCTCACCAACGCCCTCGCAGGCAAACTCGCCGGTATCATCGCATTCCAGCGAAGCGGCGAACCCGGATTCGATAACGCAGACTTTTTCGTAAGGGGCGTTACCACCTTCGGGTACCGGAAATCGCCCCTGATACTGATCGATAACATCGAAGCCTCTTCTACAGATCTGGCGCGGCTGCAGGTGGATGATATCGCCAGCTTTTCGATCATGAAAGATGCTACGGCTACAGCGCTCTACGGGTCGAAAGGCGCCAACGGCGTTATCCTCATCACTACCAAGGAAGGACGCGAAGGAAGCGTAAACCTTTCGTTCCGCGCCGAGAACTCATTATCGCAATCCACCCGCAACGTGGAACTGGCCGACCCCGTGACATACATGGAACTGGCCAACGAAGCGGTGCTGACCAGGAACCCGCTGGGAGGGTTGTTGTATTCAAGAGACAAAATCGAAAATACCCGTAAGGGCCTCGATCCGGTGGTGTTCCCGTCTACCGACTGGCAGGAAAAACTGCTGAAAAAATCGACCAACAACCAGCGCTATAACCTCAGCCTGAGCGGTGGCGGGAAGGTGGCCCGTTACTACGTGTCCGGCGCCATGAATATCGATAACGGCATTTTGAAAGTAGACAGGAAAAGCAATTTCAATAGCAATTCCCGGCTGCGGTCTTATTCGCTGCGAAGCAATATCAACCTGAACCTCACGTCTACCACGGAAATGACCGCGCGCCTCTCCGGTTCTTTCGACGACTATTCCGGTCCGCTGGCCGGCGGCGCGGATATTTACAAACAGATCATGGAATCCAATTCCGTGCTGTTTCCTGCCTACTACGAGCCAACAGACGAAACACGGTATGTTAAACATATTATGTTCGGCAACTCGGCGGATGGCCAGTACAATAATCCCTACTCGGATCTGCAAAAAGGCTATCGGCAATCGAGCCGCTTCAACATCAACGCCCAGGTAGGCATGCGCCAGAAACTGGATTTTGTGACGCAGGGGCTCTCTGCCCGCGGTATGGTCAACCTGCAGCGAAACGGATCTTTTGCCGTGAACCGGGCCTATAACCCGTTTTATTACATCGCTTATAATTACGATTACGCTACCAAAGGATATTCCATCCGGCCCATCAACCTCGAAGCCGGGCAGTCGCAGGCGCCGGCAGGTACGGAATATCTCGATTACCAGGAAGGTGAGAAGGTACTGTCCGCCGACTTTTATGGTGAACTGGCGCTGGACTACGGTCGCGTATTCAACAAGATCCATAGCGTGGGCGCTACGCTGGTGGGGATCGCCAAAAACAGCCTGGTGGGCAACGCGGGCTCACTGCAGAGCTCGCTGCCCTTCCGCAATGTGGGCCTTTCCGGCAGGGTGAATTATGTGTACGACAGCCGGTATGCGCTGGAGTTCAACTTCGGTTACAATGGCTCCGAACGTTTCCATAAAAGCCACCGCTTCGGCTTTTTCCCTTCAGCCGGGGTAGGGTACACCGTTTCCAACGAAGATTTCTGGGAGCCGATCAGGCGCATCGTGCCGAAACTGAAACTCAGGGCAACATACGGCCTGGTAGGTAACGACGCCATCGGCTCGCCGACAGACCGGTTCTTTTACCTGTCGAACGTAAACATGAACAGCGGCGACCGGGGCATGCGATTCGGCACGCTGAAAGATTACACGCTGTCGGGCATCGACATATCCCGGTACGCCAACAACAACATCTCCTGGGAAAAGGCGGGCAAAACCAATCTGGGTTTCGAAACGTCCATTCTCGGCAAACTCAATATCGATATGGACATGTGGCAGGAGAGGCGCAGCAACATCCTGATGGACCGCGCGTCTATTCCCACTACGATGGGCCTCAGCGCTGTGTCGCGGGCGAATGTGGGCAAAGCGCAGTCGCAGGGTTTCGAAGTGGCCATCGATTTTTCACAGCGGCTCAACAGCAAGTGGTGGGCAAAGGGCATGGCCAATTTTACCTATGCCACCAGCCGGTTTGACGTATACGAAGAACCGGAATACAAGGAAAAAAACAAATTGCACGTAGGCCGGTCGCTTTCCCAAAACTGGGGGTATATCGCAGAGCGCCTTTTTGTTGACGACCTGGATGCCCGGAATTCACCCCGGCAAAGTTTCGGGCCATATGGCGGCGGAGATATCAAATACCGCGATATCAACGGCGACGGCAGGATTACCGAGCTGGACCAGGCGCCGATAGGGTTTCCTTCCGCGCCGGAGATCGTGTACGGCTTCGGCATTTCTTCCGGCTACGGCCGCTTCGATTTCTCCATTTTCTTCCAGGGACTGGCCAGGGAATCATTCTGGATCGACGCCAAGAGCACATCGCCGTTCGTCAGAGAACAGCGCCAGCTGTTGAAAGTGTGGGCGGATAATCACTGGAGCGAAGACAACCGTAATATTTATGCATTGTGGCCGCGCCTGAGCGTGGACGAAAATGCCAACAATATCCAGACGAGTACCTGGTTCATGCGCAACGGCGCGCTGCTGCGGATCAAGTCGGCCGAACTCGGGTTTACCCTGCCAGATCAGCTGATGAGACGGCTGCGCCTGTCCAACGCCCGCTTTTACGTCAACGGCGTCAACCTGTTTACGTTCAGCAAGTTTAACCTCTGGGACGTTGAAATGGGCGGCAACGGCCTCGGTTATCCCATACAGCGTGTGATCAACGCAGGGGTGACGCTTTCCGTCAAATAA
- a CDS encoding FecR family protein produces the protein MDAKRGTPDFNQLLEGYAAGTLSEAELQAFCDRLPEHEQAAAAKILADLQSGRYDGQTDAAQRNKMFATLMLAGRKNTRTFRLMWRTAAAAAILVAVFAGGWFFLKTPVAPAPNDASITAVSSMIVPGGKKAILTLSDGAIVQLDSADNGMLAQQGAAAVSKLKNGMLAYRVTGEPNDEMRYNKISTPKGGVYAVMLPDGSRAYLNAASSIRFPTVFKGTRTVEITGEVYFEVARNPAVQFEVEARGTTVMVHGTHFNIHAYEDEAATSVTLLEGAVSVANGCENITLQPGQQAIAGAGLRKAEGVVDLDEVMAWKNGLFHFENLALPDIMRQISRWYDVDITYRGNTVNRRFSGVVSRNSSIAEVLQFMQLAGVRFEITGRNITVIQ, from the coding sequence ATGGACGCAAAAAGGGGTACACCGGATTTTAATCAGTTATTGGAAGGATACGCGGCAGGTACACTGTCAGAAGCGGAGCTACAGGCGTTCTGCGACCGTTTGCCGGAACATGAACAGGCTGCTGCGGCGAAAATTCTGGCCGATCTGCAGTCCGGTCGTTACGACGGGCAAACGGATGCCGCGCAACGGAATAAGATGTTCGCCACGCTGATGCTGGCCGGCCGGAAAAACACACGGACCTTCCGCCTGATGTGGCGAACGGCCGCCGCCGCTGCTATCCTTGTTGCAGTATTTGCCGGTGGATGGTTCTTCTTAAAGACGCCCGTTGCGCCGGCGCCAAACGATGCGTCCATAACCGCGGTGTCGTCGATGATTGTGCCTGGCGGAAAAAAAGCAATACTGACTTTAAGTGACGGCGCCATCGTGCAGCTCGACAGTGCGGACAACGGCATGCTCGCACAACAAGGCGCTGCGGCGGTTTCCAAACTGAAAAACGGCATGCTTGCCTATCGTGTTACCGGCGAGCCCAACGACGAAATGCGCTACAATAAAATATCCACCCCGAAGGGCGGCGTGTATGCAGTGATGCTGCCCGACGGCTCCCGGGCATATCTGAATGCGGCCTCATCCATTCGTTTCCCCACTGTGTTCAAAGGAACACGCACTGTAGAGATTACCGGCGAAGTATATTTTGAAGTGGCCAGGAACCCCGCGGTGCAATTTGAGGTAGAGGCGCGCGGTACCACCGTAATGGTGCACGGCACCCATTTTAATATCCATGCCTATGAAGACGAAGCGGCTACCAGCGTAACACTCCTCGAAGGAGCCGTCAGCGTTGCAAACGGGTGCGAAAACATTACCCTTCAACCTGGGCAGCAGGCCATTGCAGGCGCCGGCCTCCGGAAGGCGGAAGGTGTTGTTGACCTCGATGAAGTGATGGCCTGGAAAAACGGCCTGTTCCACTTCGAGAACCTCGCCCTGCCCGACATCATGCGGCAAATCAGCCGGTGGTACGATGTAGACATTACTTACAGGGGGAACACCGTTAACCGTCGGTTTTCAGGCGTCGTCAGCAGGAACAGCAGCATTGCAGAGGTGTTGCAGTTCATGCAGCTGGCGGGCGTCCGGTTTGAAATAACAGGAAGGAACATTACAGTCATTCAATAA
- a CDS encoding RNA polymerase sigma factor translates to MNPCNDTLRQQIAAGDETAFRQLFEQYSDRVFGVAYTYTKSSEMSEEVVQDIFLKIWTKRESLHTVTRLHDYIFIMTRNHILNLLRGIAREKACMKRHQELSDSFTPAPETAYMQKESQLVLEEAVLRLPPRQRMIYQLNQRHGLKLNEVADQLKLSRNTVRNHLFRAMLFIRDYVRKHDGEIGFFLLCAGTLDFFRCLYI, encoded by the coding sequence GTGAATCCCTGCAACGATACATTGCGGCAGCAGATAGCCGCGGGGGATGAAACCGCATTCCGCCAACTGTTTGAACAGTATTCAGACAGGGTGTTCGGCGTGGCGTATACGTACACGAAGTCTTCCGAGATGTCGGAAGAAGTGGTGCAGGATATTTTCCTGAAAATCTGGACGAAACGGGAGAGCCTGCATACGGTTACCCGGTTGCACGATTACATTTTCATTATGACCCGAAATCATATCCTGAACCTGCTGCGGGGCATTGCCAGGGAAAAGGCCTGCATGAAGCGTCACCAGGAATTGTCGGACAGCTTTACGCCCGCCCCGGAAACAGCATACATGCAAAAAGAATCGCAGCTTGTACTTGAAGAAGCCGTACTGCGCCTGCCTCCCAGGCAGCGTATGATTTACCAGCTCAACCAGCGCCACGGGCTGAAACTGAATGAAGTGGCCGACCAGCTGAAACTTTCCCGCAACACTGTGCGCAACCACCTTTTCCGGGCTATGCTGTTTATCCGTGACTATGTCAGGAAGCACGATGGTGAAATCGGTTTTTTTTTATTGTGCGCTGGTACACTGGATTTTTTCCGGTGTCTTTATATATGA
- a CDS encoding glycoside hydrolase family 38 N-terminal domain-containing protein, translating into MRRKNLYILVLTLFTFSATGQVRKASPAVTDVWVVVKSHFDLGFTDLAANVFERYRTEMMDKSLKVMAANRALPPNKRFVWTVPAWPLWAQMLGPQQDSARKVLVEQAVREGALAPHALPFSTHTESLELEDLARGLGFAAKIAHKYNRPLPVAAKMTDVPSHSWVMPTLLHHAGIRFLHIGVNPASQYPRVPQLFWWEGADGSKVLCAYTIDYGSDPFPPADWPCKNYLSMIMAGDNHGPPSPEDVEKWRKQYETKMPGVNVHFGTLDDFAKALLAEQPDLPVVRGDMPDTWIHGLMSMPQATGLARTARPLAPALESMDTHLRMWGLHTGDVAPRLAQAYEQSLLYGEHTWGMNAEYGPRRLYGEEWKQWLAAMEQEPLPAGGDYAKLPRGNKRKWLQSYNDHANYARTAAAIVNSELEARLQQLAASVKDKGVVVYNPLPWKRSGMVMVDGVRVFVENVPPNGYKTVPLVRHTPVQQAAAATLSTPHFTAHFDLQKGGIRSLVDKATGAELVDTASGYVIGQFLHERFSKREVFDRFFYKYSRIHDSWGLNDIGKPGMPDETQVPYRAVSPSDWKISVDATPAEDRVTLIAGNTEGLAKACTIVFTFPRNVPLVDVTWTVEDKTAEKHPEGGWLCFPFKIRQPSFLLGRLGAPVNPAKDIIPGTNRHIHAVNSGVLVTGGNTGVGLCAAEAPLVSLGEPGLWRFSMDYVPEKPVVFVNLYNNMWNTNFPLWQEGSWSERVRIWPVRGTETKENDLAVNAWEMRVPLLAAAAAGNGTLPAEREGLSVSRKGVLVTAFGKNPDSGGKTMLRVWEQSGITAPVIIRLPASLKVRYATPVDLRGEVTGKRIPVSKQAFNVPLHAYSPASWILE; encoded by the coding sequence ATGCGCAGAAAAAATCTATACATACTGGTATTGACCCTGTTTACCTTTTCCGCAACGGGCCAGGTGAGAAAAGCATCCCCCGCAGTAACAGATGTCTGGGTAGTGGTCAAAAGTCACTTTGACCTTGGCTTTACGGATTTGGCCGCGAATGTTTTTGAGCGCTACCGTACGGAGATGATGGACAAATCCCTGAAAGTAATGGCTGCCAACAGGGCGTTGCCGCCAAACAAACGTTTTGTCTGGACGGTGCCGGCCTGGCCGCTGTGGGCGCAGATGTTGGGCCCACAGCAGGATTCCGCCAGGAAGGTGCTGGTAGAGCAGGCTGTGAGGGAAGGTGCGCTTGCGCCGCATGCATTGCCGTTTTCGACGCACACAGAGTCGCTTGAACTGGAGGACCTTGCCAGGGGACTGGGTTTCGCCGCAAAGATTGCACACAAATATAACCGGCCGCTGCCGGTGGCCGCAAAGATGACGGATGTGCCGTCGCACAGCTGGGTGATGCCCACCTTGCTGCATCACGCCGGTATCCGGTTTTTGCATATCGGCGTTAATCCTGCCAGCCAGTATCCGCGCGTGCCGCAGCTTTTCTGGTGGGAAGGGGCAGACGGTTCGAAGGTGCTCTGTGCATACACGATCGACTACGGCAGCGACCCGTTTCCGCCGGCTGACTGGCCCTGCAAAAACTATTTGTCGATGATCATGGCCGGCGATAATCACGGCCCTCCCTCGCCGGAAGACGTGGAAAAATGGAGAAAACAATATGAAACCAAAATGCCCGGCGTGAATGTGCATTTCGGAACGCTCGACGACTTTGCCAAGGCATTGCTGGCCGAACAGCCCGACCTGCCCGTAGTGCGCGGGGATATGCCCGATACCTGGATTCACGGGCTGATGTCGATGCCGCAGGCTACCGGGCTTGCCAGAACGGCCAGGCCATTGGCGCCTGCGCTGGAAAGCATGGATACACATTTACGGATGTGGGGCCTCCATACCGGGGATGTAGCGCCACGCCTGGCGCAGGCCTACGAACAAAGCCTGTTGTATGGTGAACACACCTGGGGAATGAATGCGGAATATGGCCCCAGGCGCTTATATGGAGAAGAATGGAAACAATGGCTGGCCGCCATGGAACAGGAACCGCTGCCTGCCGGCGGCGATTACGCAAAGTTGCCGCGCGGGAACAAGCGGAAATGGCTGCAGTCATACAACGATCACGCCAACTATGCCCGTACCGCCGCAGCAATCGTGAACAGTGAACTGGAAGCCCGTTTGCAGCAGCTGGCGGCATCCGTAAAAGATAAAGGCGTGGTGGTGTACAACCCCTTGCCCTGGAAACGTTCCGGTATGGTGATGGTAGATGGGGTGCGTGTGTTTGTAGAAAATGTACCCCCGAACGGATATAAAACAGTACCCCTTGTTCGGCATACGCCGGTGCAGCAGGCTGCCGCTGCAACGCTCAGTACGCCCCACTTTACCGCGCATTTCGATCTTCAAAAAGGCGGCATCCGTTCGCTGGTGGATAAAGCCACCGGCGCCGAACTGGTGGATACCGCCTCGGGGTATGTGATCGGACAGTTTTTGCACGAGCGGTTCAGCAAGCGTGAAGTATTCGACCGCTTTTTCTACAAGTATTCCCGCATCCACGATAGCTGGGGGCTCAACGATATCGGTAAACCCGGTATGCCGGATGAAACACAGGTGCCATACCGCGCGGTATCTCCGTCGGATTGGAAAATATCCGTCGACGCAACGCCGGCGGAAGACCGTGTGACGCTGATCGCCGGCAACACGGAAGGGCTGGCGAAGGCTTGCACAATCGTCTTCACCTTCCCTCGGAACGTTCCCCTTGTGGACGTGACCTGGACGGTGGAAGATAAGACCGCTGAGAAACATCCCGAAGGTGGATGGCTTTGTTTCCCGTTTAAGATCAGACAGCCCTCATTTCTCCTGGGCCGGCTGGGAGCGCCGGTGAATCCCGCGAAAGACATTATACCCGGCACCAACCGTCACATACATGCGGTGAACAGCGGGGTGCTGGTGACCGGTGGTAACACAGGCGTCGGGCTTTGTGCCGCGGAAGCGCCGCTGGTATCGCTGGGAGAGCCGGGCCTCTGGCGGTTCAGTATGGACTACGTACCGGAAAAACCGGTGGTGTTTGTCAACCTGTACAATAACATGTGGAACACAAATTTCCCGTTATGGCAGGAAGGCTCCTGGAGTGAGCGCGTGCGGATCTGGCCGGTGCGGGGAACGGAAACGAAAGAAAACGACCTGGCGGTGAACGCGTGGGAAATGCGGGTGCCTTTACTGGCGGCCGCTGCGGCGGGTAACGGTACCCTGCCTGCAGAGAGGGAAGGGTTGAGCGTTTCCCGCAAAGGCGTACTGGTCACTGCCTTCGGAAAGAATCCGGATAGCGGCGGAAAAACCATGCTGCGCGTATGGGAACAATCGGGCATTACGGCGCCTGTTATCATCCGCCTGCCCGCATCGTTGAAAGTGCGTTACGCAACGCCGGTAGACCTCCGCGGCGAAGTTACCGGGAAGCGCATACCCGTCAGCAAACAGGCGTTCAACGTACCGCTGCACGCCTATTCACCCGCCAGCTGGATATTGGAATAG